The Vigna radiata var. radiata cultivar VC1973A unplaced genomic scaffold, Vradiata_ver6 scaffold_1987, whole genome shotgun sequence DNA segment AAGTAGTAGCAGACACAATTCTTTTCGAAATTAAGAGCGTGCAAAGGACTGAcaaaacaatatttgaatacATGTTATTGTGTGGTGTATTTGAACTAGGAGCATTAATTTCAGTACGGAAATGGGTTTGAAATGAGTAATTTTCGTGGTTGTGAAGGTGGTCAACAATTGCTGCTGAATTGCCAGGGAGGACTGATAACGAGATAAAAAACCACTGGCACACCGTCCTCAAGAAGCGATTTCAACAAAAATCTGTTGGAAAAGAGGCCGTTATTTCCGAGTCATTGGAGACCTTGTCAGAGAACTACAGTGACCTCAACACAACAAATGATGCTTCTGCTGCAGCAGCAACTGCCACAATTCATCA contains these protein-coding regions:
- the LOC106780131 gene encoding transcription factor MYB36-like yields the protein WSTIAAELPGRTDNEIKNHWHTVLKKRFQQKSVGKEAVISESLETLSENYSDLNTTNDASAAAATATIHQSYDGLSGLDAYTEPLSADFWTEPYLVDNSYVPPESEPVYFSPMYEVEIWNQNDLFLKECEGLLQ